In a single window of the Natator depressus isolate rNatDep1 chromosome 24, rNatDep2.hap1, whole genome shotgun sequence genome:
- the LOC141977366 gene encoding sushi, nidogen and EGF-like domain-containing protein 1 has protein sequence MKTPLTFLLLLLGLVQPAPVVMAEDSLLYPYGPAQGDRQNPKADDGSSPEIPISMTFTFYGKEHRSLYVNNNGVVSFGVAVSQYTPDPFPLADGRPFVAPYWGDVNNNLRGNVYYRETQDPELLHRLTGDINQYFPAIPFTATWAFVATWDRVAYYGSTSQKVNTFQAVLANNGKVTFIMLNYGTIQWTTGTASGGDANTGLGGTPAQAGFNSGDDKNFYNIPGSRTAAILRIGQTSNVGVPGRWVFQVDDFKVTGVPTESSDCSL, from the exons ATGAAAACCCCCCTcactttcctgctgctgctgctgg GGTTGGTGCAGCCTGCCCCTGTGGTGATGGCAGAAG actccctgctGTATCCCTATGGACCTGCCCAGGGCGACCGGCAGAACCCCAAAGCTGACGATGGGTCATCACCGGAGATCCCCATCTCCATGACCTTCACCTTCTATGGCAAGGAGCACCGTTCCCTCTAT gtgAACAACAATGGCGTGGTGTCCTTCGGCGTGGCCGTCTCCCAGTACACCCCCGACCCCTTCCCCTTGGCTGATGGCCGCCCCTTTGTGGCTCCCTACTGGGGTGATGTGAACAACAATCTGCGTGGGAACGTCTATTACCGGGAGACCCAGGACCCCGAGCTGCTGCACCGCCTCACCGGAGACATCAACCAGTACTTCCCGGCGATCCCCTTCACTGCCACGTGGGCCTTCGTGGCCACCTGGGACCGTGTGGCCTACTACGGCTCCACCTCCCAGAAG GTGAACACATTCCAGGCCGTGCTGGCAAACAACGGCAAAGTCACCTTCATCATGCTGAACTATGGCACAATCCAGTGGACCACGGGCACAGCGAGTGGCGGAGACGCCAACACCGGCCTAGGGGGCACTCCCGCCCAG GCTGGCTTCAACAGCGGCGATGACAAAAACTTCTACAACATCCCGGGCTCCCGCACCGCCGCCATCCTCCGCATTGGGCAGACGAGCAACGTCGGGGTTCCGGGCCGCTGGGTCTTCCAGGTGGATGATTTCAAGGTGACGGGGGTCCCCACCGAGAGCAGCGACTGTTCGCTGTAA